The Bacteriovorax sp. PP10 nucleotide sequence AGGGAATCAATTAGCAGCTGAAAATGTAAAACTAGATGGTTTTCTTCATTCAATCGCTTTTGCTAATTACTCAGAAGGGATTAAGCCTTTTCATGAAACAAAACTAGAAGACTATCTTCAAGCTTCAAACATTTCATGCTTTTCATTAGTAGCTCTATCTAATTCTTTAAAACAAGTTATGCAGCCTGATGCTTCAGTTGTCACAATTTCTATCTCAAGCACGAAAGCGACAAACTACGGTTACATGGGGCCAATTAAAGCTTCATTAGATGCAGCTGTTTTATTCTTAGCAAAGTCATTTGCAAGCGATACAAAAGTTCGCTTCAATGCCGTTTGCTCAGGTCCACTAAAGACTTCAGCATCAGCTGGAATCCCAGGTTACATCGACAATTATCTATACGCTGAACAGTTAACAATGAGACACCAGGCCCTGGAAACTCAGGAAGTGGCCAACTCAGTAGTCTTCTTACTAAGCCCAGCTTCAAGCGGAATCAATGCGAGCGCAATGGTAGTAGATGCTGGAATGAGCTCTAACTATTTCGATGAGAGTGTTGTGGGTGCTTTTGCTAAAAGAGAGTAGTGAGAACTATTTTCTTCTTAGAAGAAAAATCATAAATATTAAATAAATCCCAACGGCCACTACGACAAAAGTCAGCAAGTTTTCACTTTGCTTACTTTGTTCTTGCATGCTGTCTTGATAGTACTTAGCGATGATTTTCACTTCGTTTTGGATCGTCTCTTCTTTCAAGTCTAATAAGATGTAATCAAGTTGCTTCACCTTAATGCTGATGATTTCCATCTGCTGAGCATATTTTTGGACTTCTACATTCGGAGTCGTCGCAAAATTTACAATCTGACTTAAGACTTTAATATCTTCCGAGACGCGGTTTTGATTTTCTTTGTGAGAGAAGGCGATAAACATATAAATATCAAGCAAACACTCACGATAGAAATCGCGTTTATCTAAAACAAACTTAATATTCTTTTTTTCCATTTCACTATAAGTCGGAACCATTAAGTTTACGCTGGTACGTACTGCAGTTAAGGCCTCTTCAAATGAAGTGAGAGATTTTTCTGTTTTTTGGAAGTGGGCGCGGATTTTATCAACCGACGTCTTTAATTCGGGTGTCCCTTTATTAATATCAGTAACAAGTTCCTGAAGTTCTTTGATACGAATTTTTTCGGCCTGTAGTTCTGCAAGATCAGCATTTATATTCTGTCTTAAAAAAAAGGCCGTGTTGCTAATTTGTAGATCAATTGTTCTTAGTTCATCTATATCAAGCTTGATTGAATTCTTTCCCATAGAGATTTGGGTAAGACTTCTGTAGTACAAAACACCACTGATCAAAGTAATAAGAAGGGTTGAAAGAATAAAAATTTTAATTCGCATAAAAGAATCATGCCCTAAAATGTTCAAGTTTGCGAGAGGTGTGGATTATTCTTGGCGCTTTTTTAAAAGTAAATAAAATCTTAAGTAACTGTAATTAGAAAACTCACGTATTCCCTAGGGAGCGCCGATATGACTCTATAAAATGTCACGTAGTACACTTTGGAGTCTTTTATGCTTATCAAAATCATCACTACGTTATCAGTATTAACATTCACTACATTTTCCTGGGCCGCAGATTTTAACTACCTCACGGTAGCTCAAGGTCTTGCTAAGGCAACAGGAACTGGGAACAATACGGGCGTAGGTAATGAGGCCGACCTTTACCAACAAATAGCTACCGAGTTTGGGCAAGTCTATGAGGCCATCGGTAAAAAAGAAGCTGATGGCGTTCTGACTGGTAACGGCCTGTCTGTTACGGGCGGATTAAACAGCATTGGATTTTCTTATAAAAGGCCTTTTATCAATTTCGGTGTGAGTGTAGACCGTAACCTGGCACCTGATCTCTTTGACAATAAACGCTGGATTGTTACAGATACTTTTTCAGTTGATATCGATGCTTCCAAAGTTTTAGGTGGTCTGCGCGATTCAGGTGCTATCAATATGTCTGAGCAAAACCTTGCGGCCTTCGCAGGTATTGTCTTTAAAAGAAAATTCACTTGGATTCACTATGCGAACTCTTATCAAGAAGGGCTTACAACTGAATTCGAAAAATTATTTCTTCCATTCAATGCTCTAACTTATTCCAACATCACTAAACTTGATCCTAATGAAATGGTTTTTAAAGAAGACTCTATTTCAGTGAAGGCCGGAGGAGTGGTTTCAGCACCTCTTTATACTGGTGTGACTGGAATGGCCGGAGTCTTAGCAAAGTTTGAAAGATTAAGCCGTGTGGAAGTGGTTTCTCTAGGTGATTCAAGACTTCAAATCAGTTCTGAAAAAACAAACATTACGACAGCGGGAGTTAGTCTTGGTATCCAGGCAGACTTTTTAAATATCCTTAAGATGACATTGTTGTCTTACGACTTTAGCTACAGCCTTGAATCAAGCTATAAAGTTTACCTGAATATGAATCAGATGGAGTTAATCGGTCTTGAGGCCCAGTCGCCGGTAGCAATGGAAGTTTCTCAAATTCTAAAAAACCGTGAAGGTGATTTAGATATCCTTGCTCCTTATATTATTTCAGAAGAAAAAAGAATCAGTCAGATAACTAAACATAAGTACAATTTCCTTTTATTAGGTGCTCAAAAGTCTTCAAAAACTCAGCAGATTGAAATCACTAAAGATGGAAAAGTAAAAAACTTCTTCCGCCACTATTATGAAAAAATGAAATACACGGAAGATGTGGTCTCTCGTTTATTTGCAAGTTTAGTTTACGCTTTAACTAATTCAGATATCTCTGCTACACAATTAGCAAATGATACAAAGAAAGTGACGATTGAATACGATTCAGAAAGAAACTTATTAGAAAATAGAGAAAGCCTTGACGTTGGTGAGAAAACATCTGGTGAGCAAAAGCTTTCAATGACTTTCTTAACAGATTTCAAAACTCAAAAAACGACAGGCTTAACTGGTAGAAAATTTAAAGACAGAGCAAGATTTATCCTTGAGAGATTCTCAGGTGTCGATCCATTAGCATTAGCGATGATTGATCGCGATTATTTAAAAGCACCTTTTCACGTTGAAGGAAACTACCAGGTTAATATCGACGGGATTCGCTACTTAAACTCTCAAAAAATCAGTACTGTTTTTGATCACTTCGACGGCCTTTGTAATGAATACCCAAAAACAAGTTTCTTAAACTTTAGAAACATGTTTGATAACTGCAGAAACTCTCTGCAAAATGATTATATCGATTACGTGAAAGATTTAACTCACGATAGAGTGTCTTCGGATGATATTACAGCTTGTGAATCGAAAGCTAAAAAATTCACATTGCCAGCTAAGAAACGTGCGTTCATTAAAAACTGCCTTGCTGAAATTAATCTTCTTCCAGAAGGAGAGTGGGTTAATGTTCCTCTTTGGCCGCTTAAAAATCTTTCGAGCAATATTGTAAACAACTCATACAGCAAAGTGCATTTCTATAATCTATTTGGAGTGCAGAACGTATTCTTCTTTGGATCGTTTGATGCTGTGACGGCGGATGGAAGGGCGTTTACTACGAGCTTTCATGAAGGGGCGTTTAAAGGGTTGGGAGCTGTAGACCATTATATGAGAGTGGAGAATTTGAGAGCGCCTTCTTCGGTTGTGGTTGACGAATAGTAGGATCAACTGGGGAAGAGCTTATCCAAGCTAAGGTAATTTGGGTTTTTGAAAGCGACTATTATCTGTTGTTAACGTTTTTAAAAATTCTACAACTTGAAAAACTTCTTCATCTGTTAAGTTAATCTGTGCTCTTTGAGGAGATGCTTGAGTAGAACGATGAATGTCTCCGCCTCTCATATAAAAACGAACAACATCATCAAGATCCAATAATCTACCATTATGCGAATAGGGTGCTCGTAAGGCCACGTCTCGAAGGCTTGGCGTTTTAAAAGCATATAGTCCATCACGTCCACTATCATTTCCATTAACTCCAACATCCCAAAGTCTTTGATCTGTGAAGTCGTTACCTTTATGGCAGAAAAGACAATTGGCCTTGAGTGTACTCATTACTGAATATCCTTTCTTTGCACTTTCAGAAATAGCATTGACCTGTCCTGAGTTCCAGCGATCAAATGGTGAATCTCTTAAATTTAAAGAGCGCTCGAAGGAAGCTAGTGATTGAGCAATGGTTTTAGATGTAATTCCCTCTCTCGGATATACACTACTAAACATCGATACATAACCGGGCACATTTTCAAGTTTTTCAATTAATAGATCGAGATCTTGATTCATCTCATCTGGTGCTGTTATTGGAATTAATGCCTGCTCTTCTAGTGAAGTGGCCCGACCATCCCAAAAGAAAATATTTTTATTATCCAGATAAGCGATGCTGGGAGTTTTTCTTTGAAGAACTTTATTATCATAACCAATTGCAGTCGGTCTTCCATCACTCCATCCCTTGTTAGGATTATGGCAAGAAGAACAGGAGATTTTATTATTAGAAGAAAGTCTTGGATCAAAAAATAAAGTTTTACCTAATTCAATTTGTGAATCGAGGTTAACGATAAAAAACGCTTGAAAGTAAAATCTCAATTTCATTTCTG carries:
- a CDS encoding enoyl-ACP reductase FabI, whose amino-acid sequence is MSFLNLENKTFLITGVANKKSVAYFSAKTLQDNGADLIFTVQNEDIKEKVAKLFPEKKIYILDVENTESVSALGNQLAAENVKLDGFLHSIAFANYSEGIKPFHETKLEDYLQASNISCFSLVALSNSLKQVMQPDASVVTISISSTKATNYGYMGPIKASLDAAVLFLAKSFASDTKVRFNAVCSGPLKTSASAGIPGYIDNYLYAEQLTMRHQALETQEVANSVVFLLSPASSGINASAMVVDAGMSSNYFDESVVGAFAKRE
- a CDS encoding cytochrome-c peroxidase, giving the protein MKLRFYFQAFFIVNLDSQIELGKTLFFDPRLSSNNKISCSSCHNPNKGWSDGRPTAIGYDNKVLQRKTPSIAYLDNKNIFFWDGRATSLEEQALIPITAPDEMNQDLDLLIEKLENVPGYVSMFSSVYPREGITSKTIAQSLASFERSLNLRDSPFDRWNSGQVNAISESAKKGYSVMSTLKANCLFCHKGNDFTDQRLWDVGVNGNDSGRDGLYAFKTPSLRDVALRAPYSHNGRLLDLDDVVRFYMRGGDIHRSTQASPQRAQINLTDEEVFQVVEFLKTLTTDNSRFQKPKLP